The following proteins are encoded in a genomic region of Streptomyces roseochromogenus subsp. oscitans DS 12.976:
- a CDS encoding YcaO-like family protein encodes MTSITLTGTVRTRTSEETWEALKPHIARLGISRVARLTGLDYLGIPVWTAVRPNAHTLVTSQGKGATDTLAKISAVLESAELFHAEQPLKADIRATHRDLDLPYPMHALPVKIDHPALADVALDWVTGHSLLSAEPVLVPADVVRRKTHPSAAEPEVFHVTSNGLACGNTLPEATLHALLETIERDVLHHDYVSGSQLRTLVDPVTVTDPYCRSLVDRFTSAGMWLEIAFVDNRYGVPVCAAYIWSEDYPITFAGSGCHFDPQIALSRALTEAAQSRLTCIAGTRDDLDVHENAFAADPERPAPADIPVGDWSSLTHQFQPEDDDLGQHLQAITARVASTTGYEPIAFPLHDSPAYAAVKVVSPGLEMRIIRSIPRAGSRRG; translated from the coding sequence ATGACCTCGATCACCCTGACTGGCACCGTCCGCACCCGCACCTCCGAGGAGACCTGGGAGGCGTTGAAGCCACACATCGCACGGCTCGGCATCAGCCGCGTTGCCCGGCTCACCGGCCTCGACTACCTCGGCATCCCAGTGTGGACGGCCGTACGGCCCAACGCTCACACCCTGGTCACCTCTCAGGGCAAGGGAGCCACCGACACCCTTGCCAAGATCTCCGCAGTCCTGGAGTCCGCCGAACTCTTCCACGCAGAGCAGCCGTTGAAGGCGGACATCCGCGCGACGCACCGCGACCTGGACCTGCCGTACCCGATGCACGCACTGCCTGTGAAGATCGACCATCCGGCGCTGGCTGATGTCGCGCTGGACTGGGTCACCGGCCACAGCCTGCTCTCCGCAGAGCCGGTGCTCGTCCCGGCCGACGTCGTACGGCGCAAGACCCACCCCAGCGCGGCGGAACCGGAAGTCTTCCACGTCACCAGCAACGGTCTGGCCTGCGGTAACACGCTGCCCGAAGCCACCTTGCACGCACTGCTGGAGACGATCGAACGCGACGTACTGCACCACGACTACGTCAGCGGCAGCCAGCTGCGCACGCTGGTCGACCCGGTCACCGTGACCGACCCGTACTGCCGCAGCCTGGTCGACCGGTTCACGAGCGCCGGCATGTGGCTCGAGATCGCCTTCGTGGACAACAGGTACGGCGTGCCGGTGTGCGCCGCCTACATCTGGTCCGAGGACTACCCGATCACCTTCGCCGGATCCGGCTGCCACTTCGACCCGCAGATCGCACTGTCCCGCGCGCTCACCGAGGCCGCGCAGTCCCGGCTGACGTGCATCGCCGGTACCCGGGACGATCTCGACGTCCACGAGAACGCCTTCGCCGCCGACCCCGAACGGCCCGCACCGGCGGACATCCCGGTCGGCGACTGGAGCAGCCTGACGCACCAGTTCCAGCCGGAAGACGATGACCTCGGACAGCACCTCCAGGCCATCACAGCCCGAGTCGCCTCCACCACCGGGTACGAGCCGATCGCCTTCCCCCTGCACGACTCGCCGGCGTACGCGGCCGTCAAGGTCGTCAGCCCCGGCCTGGAGATGCGCATCATCCGGTCCATCCCCCGCGCGGGGAGCCGCCGTGGATAG
- a CDS encoding conjugal transfer protein — translation MKAWRRPSSEADQEGWDQVPEEYTAEEESGGEQGGWVTVSPGAVANVSAVLRWGAWLLLIAGPLLAVAAFLRPVAAVGAPAPAPKSSVVVRDTSGPAGFAQLYVAAYVEAGKGTEASLAPYYPLMRDISLQAEPGAQHVDRLAAVRVTQASPGYWSVTVAALITPSSKTGAASDKTQGGSQDEAGAGPVLRYFQVPVKTAGTGGGYEAAALPAEVAAPATGGEAPQLDYGAPVPADTHDPAVATISEFLAAYLTGGGELDRYLSPGTSLVAVSPAPYTKVSVTQLAEQGGDFAANAPVTEGARRELLVDVAATGTDGQVRPLTYALALKARAGRWEIAAVDAAPRLNTTKENQQ, via the coding sequence ATGAAGGCGTGGCGCAGGCCGTCCAGTGAGGCGGACCAGGAGGGGTGGGACCAGGTCCCCGAGGAGTACACCGCCGAGGAGGAGTCGGGCGGGGAGCAGGGCGGGTGGGTGACGGTGTCCCCGGGTGCCGTGGCCAACGTGAGTGCGGTGCTGCGGTGGGGTGCGTGGCTGCTGCTGATTGCCGGTCCGCTGCTGGCGGTGGCCGCGTTCCTGCGCCCCGTCGCCGCCGTGGGGGCACCGGCGCCGGCGCCGAAGTCCTCGGTGGTGGTGCGGGATACGTCGGGTCCGGCCGGGTTCGCGCAGCTGTATGTGGCCGCGTACGTGGAGGCCGGCAAGGGCACTGAGGCCTCCCTTGCGCCGTACTACCCGCTGATGCGCGACATCTCGCTCCAGGCGGAGCCCGGCGCGCAGCACGTTGACCGTCTGGCGGCGGTGCGGGTGACGCAGGCATCACCGGGCTACTGGTCGGTGACCGTGGCCGCCCTGATCACCCCCTCGTCGAAGACTGGGGCCGCCTCCGACAAGACGCAGGGCGGCAGCCAGGACGAGGCCGGTGCCGGTCCTGTCCTGCGCTACTTCCAGGTTCCCGTCAAGACAGCCGGGACCGGTGGTGGGTATGAGGCTGCCGCGCTGCCCGCCGAGGTCGCCGCCCCGGCCACGGGCGGCGAGGCGCCGCAGCTCGACTACGGAGCGCCGGTTCCGGCGGACACGCATGACCCGGCGGTGGCGACGATCAGCGAGTTCCTGGCCGCCTATTTGACCGGCGGCGGGGAGCTGGACCGCTACCTGTCCCCCGGCACCTCGCTGGTCGCGGTCTCGCCGGCCCCGTACACGAAGGTTTCGGTCACGCAGCTCGCCGAGCAGGGCGGCGACTTCGCCGCGAACGCACCGGTCACCGAAGGGGCGCGGCGCGAGCTGCTCGTCGACGTCGCCGCGACCGGCACTGACGGCCAGGTGCGGCCCCTGACGTATGCCCTCGCGCTCAAGGCGCGCGCCGGGCGCTGGGAGATCGCCGCCGTGGATGCGGCCCCCCGGCTGAACACCACGAAGGAGAACCAGCAGTGA
- a CDS encoding NlpC/P60 family protein, with translation MTSTTKKTLLASGTVLAPLAVVLGICILFVAAVAGGAAEHQDEGGDGTALTGQGMPAKVDGVDAVMLAAYGRAAQQVTTLRPKCTGMRWSVVAGIGEVESTHAAGHTIAAGGDITPPIIGPRLDGSGTGGNTTPVRDTDHGRYDGDTQYDRAVGPMQFLPSTWESIGQDGNNDGIKNPNNAFDAALTTAVYLCGTGPSDLSNDAQLRQAILRYNHSGQYADKVIGYIHQYDTLAPNVTTGTTDVSGNAGAVIAAALKEQGIPYVWGGGDINGPTGGGFDCSGLMVYAFYQGAHITLPRTSQEMRTVGTSVSRDQMQPGDLIVFNNDGNWGHVGLYLGGGQMVNAPRPGKNVETTVVSTGYWTRYDWDVRRVL, from the coding sequence GTGACCTCCACGACAAAGAAGACCCTGCTCGCCTCCGGCACAGTGCTCGCGCCCCTCGCCGTCGTCCTGGGCATCTGCATCCTGTTCGTCGCCGCCGTGGCCGGCGGAGCCGCCGAACACCAGGACGAAGGTGGCGACGGTACGGCTCTGACCGGCCAAGGGATGCCCGCCAAGGTGGACGGGGTGGACGCGGTCATGCTCGCCGCCTACGGCCGCGCCGCCCAGCAGGTCACCACACTGCGCCCGAAGTGCACAGGGATGCGCTGGTCGGTGGTCGCCGGAATCGGCGAGGTCGAATCCACCCACGCCGCCGGCCACACGATCGCCGCAGGCGGCGACATCACACCGCCCATCATCGGGCCCCGGCTCGACGGCAGCGGCACCGGCGGCAACACCACCCCCGTCCGCGACACCGACCACGGCCGCTACGACGGCGACACCCAATACGACCGCGCGGTCGGCCCCATGCAGTTCCTGCCCTCCACCTGGGAAAGCATCGGCCAAGACGGCAACAACGACGGCATCAAGAACCCCAACAACGCCTTCGACGCCGCCCTGACCACCGCCGTGTACCTGTGCGGCACCGGCCCCAGCGACCTGAGCAACGACGCCCAACTACGCCAGGCGATCCTGCGCTACAACCACTCCGGCCAGTACGCGGACAAGGTCATCGGCTACATCCACCAGTACGACACGCTCGCCCCCAACGTCACCACCGGCACCACCGACGTCAGCGGGAACGCCGGTGCCGTCATCGCGGCCGCGCTCAAGGAACAGGGCATCCCATACGTGTGGGGCGGCGGCGACATCAACGGCCCCACAGGCGGCGGCTTCGACTGCTCCGGCCTGATGGTCTACGCCTTCTACCAAGGCGCCCACATCACCCTGCCCCGCACCTCCCAGGAGATGCGCACCGTCGGAACCAGCGTCTCCCGCGACCAGATGCAGCCCGGCGACCTGATCGTCTTCAACAACGACGGCAACTGGGGACACGTCGGCCTCTACCTAGGAGGCGGCCAGATGGTCAACGCACCCCGCCCGGGCAAAAATGTAGAGACCACCGTCGTCTCAACGGGCTACTGGACCCGATACGACTGGGACGTCAGGCGCGTCCTGTAA
- a CDS encoding class I SAM-dependent methyltransferase has translation MDSPHFTEREQRLAAVYDKLHEARGTATIVSDLYAQAMGDTYPYEVEAAGAVDWPLLGTMVGTLRLAPGHQLVDLGCGTGGVGLWLARALAVHLTGVDISATAVRRATGRVPEFLPAGRARFLVGSLRATGLPDRHAHGLVCVDALGFEPDRTAVLKEIHRVLRPGGRAVVTSARRRTNPVLPPWPEQAVAAGLACEGEQERLHEPQLWQRLYRLWIEHETDLRKQLGDEQAESMLLEARTRGLMLDDRCALAVTLRRPKE, from the coding sequence GTGGATAGCCCCCACTTCACCGAACGGGAACAGCGGCTCGCCGCCGTGTACGACAAACTGCACGAGGCCCGTGGAACCGCCACCATCGTCAGCGACCTGTACGCACAGGCCATGGGCGATACCTACCCGTACGAGGTCGAGGCGGCCGGCGCAGTCGACTGGCCTCTCCTCGGCACGATGGTGGGAACGCTGCGTCTGGCGCCCGGGCATCAGCTTGTGGATCTCGGCTGCGGCACCGGCGGTGTCGGCCTGTGGCTGGCCCGCGCGCTCGCCGTGCACCTGACCGGCGTCGACATCTCCGCCACGGCCGTGCGTCGGGCCACCGGCCGCGTGCCCGAGTTCCTCCCGGCCGGACGCGCCAGGTTCCTGGTGGGCTCGCTACGTGCGACCGGGCTGCCCGACCGCCACGCCCACGGCCTGGTGTGCGTGGACGCACTGGGCTTCGAACCCGACCGGACGGCTGTCCTGAAGGAGATCCACCGCGTCCTGCGGCCCGGCGGCCGCGCCGTCGTCACCTCCGCCCGCCGGCGCACGAACCCGGTCCTGCCGCCGTGGCCCGAGCAAGCGGTAGCCGCCGGTCTGGCCTGCGAAGGGGAGCAGGAACGCCTCCACGAGCCGCAGCTGTGGCAGCGCCTCTACCGGCTCTGGATCGAGCACGAGACCGACCTGCGCAAGCAGCTCGGTGACGAGCAGGCCGAGAGCATGCTCTTGGAGGCGCGGACACGTGGCTTGATGCTCGATGACCGCTGTGCGCTCGCCGTTACATTGAGGCGCCCCAAGGAGTGA
- a CDS encoding ATP-binding protein → MQIPVRHLSGNVLWTVHGQTWAIWRVEGEGQAHVSRRAKMQRLALIESLVKSLHGEAMLLSLCPQVNPATVVERMISGIDIDASLAYEQVAHRTLDQLEQLELTGRTDWLAVPLPTSRRQAVADAISAARCEVALQLGLLPAAVSVREELARLTQAADLAASWPSQLRLRPATEAEILWMYGHATRRGLIEPMLPDPGQQQVRGRGRGAAALGQAVLVEGGHRIAHDSDDEGGAAAGRGRRRRQSRTGQRAANPFAHRWLEVTTEFGPSYQALLALAEMPESFSFPGSEFLTSLDQFPFPVDWVVRLAVEDGASAEAKSRRQARELAGQYSEYDGEMAGVPASVDKAAEGLAEYRDRLTSSKSEVEVRAMGAFAVWGGTPEEAERRATELQNYFAGGEYTLARPRGEQENLWYGMLPGARTPRVMAQYAQFLIARDFAMSGPFSGSSLGDDTGPLYGLQLAGGGIRPVHVDFTRGPRKKTSASAAFLGELGAGKSFAMKAAVYWILAGGRRQGIPGSRGRAVIVDRTPQQEWVRFASACPGTTQVIHITRDASVSLDPLRLFAGKEAQRFTESFLTLLLGISPMEDDGAALSEAIETVLAGPNPSMRVLAEELATRGAEDPASKSVARRLMAVKRKDLARALFDESLPVVEADSADTVVFSVASLTLPKKRELEGDRLAKLEWEKTFGRAVMYLIAALCRKIAFERREEFCTAVWDETWWLTSSPEGLELLIELLRDGRKHNAGALLGSHDPYDFGISDPELGTIVRGLLPRRLLFRHTDAVLARRSLEFLGLDANDADLVTEVTTHLSPINVSDDEQAARAGECLHRDLLGRIGGMQVLIPNDPKVAAVIHSDPEAAVAA, encoded by the coding sequence ATGCAGATTCCGGTGCGGCACCTGAGCGGGAACGTGCTGTGGACCGTCCACGGCCAGACCTGGGCCATCTGGCGGGTCGAGGGCGAGGGCCAGGCGCACGTGTCGCGCCGGGCGAAGATGCAGCGGCTCGCCCTCATCGAGTCGCTGGTGAAGTCGTTGCACGGGGAGGCGATGCTGCTGAGCCTGTGCCCGCAGGTCAACCCGGCCACCGTAGTGGAACGGATGATCTCCGGGATCGACATCGACGCTTCGCTGGCGTACGAGCAGGTGGCGCACCGCACGCTGGACCAGCTCGAGCAGCTGGAGCTGACCGGGCGGACCGACTGGCTGGCTGTTCCGCTGCCCACCTCGCGGCGCCAGGCCGTCGCCGATGCGATCAGCGCGGCACGGTGTGAAGTCGCCCTGCAGCTGGGCCTGCTGCCTGCGGCGGTCTCGGTGCGCGAGGAACTTGCGCGGCTGACCCAGGCGGCGGACCTGGCGGCGTCGTGGCCGTCGCAGCTGCGGCTGCGGCCGGCCACCGAGGCGGAGATCCTGTGGATGTACGGGCACGCCACGCGCCGCGGGCTGATCGAACCGATGCTGCCGGACCCCGGCCAGCAGCAGGTGCGCGGCCGTGGCCGCGGTGCGGCCGCGCTCGGCCAGGCGGTGCTTGTCGAGGGTGGCCACCGCATCGCCCACGACAGCGATGACGAAGGCGGCGCTGCGGCGGGGCGGGGGCGCCGCAGGCGGCAGTCTCGTACGGGGCAGCGGGCGGCGAACCCGTTCGCCCACCGGTGGCTGGAGGTGACCACCGAGTTCGGTCCCTCGTATCAGGCACTGCTGGCGCTCGCGGAGATGCCCGAGTCGTTCTCCTTCCCGGGCAGTGAGTTCCTCACCAGCCTCGACCAGTTCCCCTTCCCTGTGGACTGGGTGGTGCGCCTGGCCGTCGAGGACGGTGCCAGTGCAGAGGCCAAGTCGCGCCGCCAGGCCCGCGAACTGGCCGGCCAGTACAGCGAGTACGACGGCGAGATGGCCGGCGTGCCCGCCAGTGTGGACAAGGCCGCCGAGGGTCTGGCCGAGTACCGCGACCGGCTGACCTCCTCCAAGAGCGAGGTGGAGGTGAGGGCCATGGGCGCGTTCGCGGTCTGGGGCGGCACGCCGGAGGAGGCCGAACGCAGGGCGACGGAGCTGCAGAACTACTTCGCCGGCGGCGAGTACACCCTCGCCCGTCCGCGCGGCGAGCAGGAGAACCTCTGGTACGGGATGCTGCCCGGTGCCCGCACCCCGCGAGTGATGGCCCAGTACGCCCAGTTCCTCATCGCCCGCGACTTCGCCATGTCCGGGCCGTTCTCAGGCAGCTCGCTCGGCGACGACACCGGCCCGCTGTACGGGCTGCAGCTGGCCGGCGGCGGGATCCGCCCGGTCCACGTCGATTTCACCCGCGGCCCCCGCAAGAAGACCTCGGCCTCCGCCGCCTTCCTCGGCGAGCTGGGAGCCGGCAAGAGCTTCGCGATGAAGGCGGCCGTCTACTGGATCCTGGCCGGCGGCCGGCGCCAGGGCATCCCGGGCAGCCGGGGCCGCGCGGTGATCGTGGACCGCACACCGCAGCAGGAATGGGTGCGCTTCGCCTCCGCCTGCCCGGGCACCACCCAGGTCATCCACATCACCCGGGACGCGTCCGTGTCCCTGGATCCCTTGCGGCTGTTCGCGGGCAAGGAGGCCCAGCGGTTCACCGAGTCGTTTCTGACGCTGCTGCTGGGCATCTCACCGATGGAGGACGATGGCGCCGCGCTCAGCGAGGCGATCGAGACCGTCCTGGCCGGCCCGAACCCCTCGATGCGCGTGCTCGCCGAGGAACTCGCTACACGGGGGGCGGAGGACCCGGCATCCAAGTCGGTCGCCCGCCGGCTGATGGCGGTCAAGCGCAAAGACCTGGCACGCGCCCTGTTCGACGAGTCGCTGCCCGTCGTCGAAGCCGACTCGGCCGACACCGTCGTCTTCTCCGTCGCCTCGCTCACGCTGCCCAAGAAGCGGGAACTGGAAGGCGACCGGCTGGCCAAGCTGGAGTGGGAGAAGACCTTCGGCCGCGCCGTGATGTACCTGATCGCCGCCCTGTGCAGGAAGATCGCCTTCGAGCGGCGGGAAGAGTTCTGCACCGCGGTGTGGGACGAGACCTGGTGGCTGACCTCCTCGCCCGAGGGCCTGGAGCTGTTGATCGAGCTGCTGCGCGACGGGCGCAAGCACAACGCCGGCGCGCTGCTGGGCTCGCATGACCCGTACGACTTCGGGATCAGCGACCCAGAACTCGGCACGATCGTGCGCGGCCTGCTCCCCAGGCGGCTGCTCTTCCGTCACACCGATGCGGTCCTGGCCCGCCGGAGCCTGGAGTTCCTCGGCCTGGATGCGAACGATGCCGACCTGGTCACCGAGGTCACCACCCACCTGTCCCCGATCAACGTCTCCGACGACGAACAGGCCGCGCGCGCCGGGGAGTGCCTGCACCGCGACCTGCTGGGCCGGATCGGCGGCATGCAGGTCCTCATCCCCAACGATCCGAAGGTGGCGGCCGTCATCCACTCCGACCCCGAGGCGGCGGTGGCGGCATGA
- a CDS encoding NAD(P)H-dependent glycerol-3-phosphate dehydrogenase, whose product MSRVAVYGAGSWGTAFSLVLADADCEVTLWGRRPALVEAINETRSNPDYLPDVTLPANVKATSDPAEAARGADIAVLAVSAQSARPLLDAWQALWEPRTVFVSLMKGIELGTGKTMSEVIAETTSARPERIAVVSGPNLAGEIVARKPAASVAACTDEDTAALVQAACRTPYFRPYTNTDVIGCELGGAIKNVIALAVGLTDGMGLGDNAKAGLMTRGLAEATRLGAAMGADPLTLAGLAGMGDLIATCSSTLSRNHTFGAHLGRGLSVQEAKTQTRQTAEGVASCKAIYDLGRRHHIEMPITETVVDIIHNGQSPQSAVRTLMSRAVKPEARTASR is encoded by the coding sequence ATGTCCCGTGTCGCTGTCTACGGAGCCGGCTCCTGGGGGACCGCGTTCTCCCTCGTCCTCGCCGACGCCGACTGCGAGGTCACGCTGTGGGGCCGCCGCCCGGCCCTGGTCGAGGCGATCAACGAGACCCGCAGCAATCCTGACTACCTGCCGGACGTGACGCTGCCAGCGAACGTGAAGGCCACGTCCGACCCGGCCGAAGCTGCGCGCGGCGCCGACATCGCCGTTCTTGCGGTCTCCGCCCAGAGCGCCCGCCCGCTCCTGGACGCTTGGCAGGCGCTCTGGGAGCCGCGCACGGTGTTCGTGTCGCTGATGAAGGGCATCGAGCTGGGCACCGGCAAGACGATGAGCGAGGTCATCGCCGAGACGACGAGCGCGAGGCCAGAGCGGATCGCCGTGGTGTCCGGACCGAACCTGGCCGGAGAGATCGTCGCCCGGAAACCGGCCGCGAGTGTCGCCGCCTGCACCGACGAGGACACGGCCGCGCTCGTCCAGGCCGCCTGCCGCACGCCGTACTTCCGGCCGTACACGAACACCGACGTGATCGGCTGCGAACTCGGCGGCGCCATCAAGAACGTCATCGCCCTGGCCGTCGGCCTCACCGACGGCATGGGACTCGGCGACAACGCCAAAGCAGGGCTGATGACTCGCGGACTCGCCGAGGCGACCCGGCTCGGCGCCGCGATGGGTGCTGACCCGCTTACCCTCGCCGGCCTTGCCGGGATGGGAGATCTGATCGCCACCTGCTCGTCGACACTGTCGAGGAACCACACCTTCGGCGCCCACCTCGGCCGTGGCCTGAGCGTCCAAGAGGCCAAAACGCAGACCAGGCAGACCGCCGAAGGAGTCGCCTCCTGCAAGGCGATCTACGACCTCGGGCGACGCCACCACATCGAGATGCCGATCACCGAAACCGTCGTCGACATCATCCACAACGGCCAAAGCCCGCAGAGCGCAGTCCGCACCCTTATGTCTCGCGCGGTCAAGCCAGAGGCCCGCACAGCTAGTCGCTGA
- a CDS encoding RNA polymerase sigma factor, with product MDAAWDVSVFSRLNIEWEWVCAQNGNAQRVRGWLVGAGVLDAAEAPEDLGALLDVLEERSRREGHPFSDVWLGLLLQRAGEGEELAARVVVQAMLPAAVRMAARSVRTGEEFSEIYQVVAAALWQAVRSYPAQRAAWQVARHLRLEMWHHTSRDLKREFASSGAPLDERMAAGLTADCDPVAEAHAGLLEAAAAEAGLVGGVDRARGELVELLVWALDQKVLTRDAAAAIADHYREDGPDDRTAARTAGMSPAAVRQRRSRAVRQLRDAAPRWAVAA from the coding sequence GTGGACGCCGCGTGGGACGTGAGTGTGTTCAGCCGCCTGAACATCGAGTGGGAATGGGTGTGCGCCCAGAACGGCAACGCGCAGCGTGTCCGCGGCTGGCTGGTGGGCGCTGGTGTTCTCGATGCCGCCGAGGCGCCGGAGGATCTCGGCGCGCTCCTGGACGTGCTGGAGGAACGGTCGCGCCGGGAGGGCCACCCGTTCTCGGACGTGTGGCTGGGCCTGCTCCTCCAGCGCGCCGGCGAGGGTGAGGAACTGGCCGCACGTGTAGTGGTGCAGGCCATGCTGCCGGCCGCGGTGCGGATGGCAGCCCGCTCGGTGCGGACGGGCGAGGAGTTCAGCGAGATCTACCAGGTCGTGGCCGCTGCCCTGTGGCAGGCAGTGCGCTCGTATCCGGCCCAGCGGGCGGCATGGCAGGTGGCGCGCCATCTGCGGCTGGAGATGTGGCATCACACGTCGCGGGATCTCAAGCGGGAGTTCGCCTCCTCGGGCGCTCCGCTGGACGAACGAATGGCGGCGGGGCTGACCGCTGACTGCGACCCGGTCGCCGAGGCGCACGCGGGCCTGCTGGAGGCCGCGGCGGCCGAGGCCGGTCTGGTCGGCGGAGTCGACAGGGCGCGCGGGGAGCTGGTCGAGCTGCTGGTGTGGGCGCTGGATCAGAAGGTGCTCACCCGCGATGCGGCGGCGGCGATCGCGGACCACTACCGCGAGGACGGGCCGGACGACCGTACGGCGGCGCGGACGGCCGGGATGAGCCCGGCGGCCGTGCGACAGCGGCGCAGCAGGGCCGTGCGGCAGTTGCGTGACGCGGCCCCCCGGTGGGCGGTGGCGGCGTGA